CCCCCATGCCCAATGAGCGCATTCGCATGTCCAAGTGGGAGATCGTGCCCGCCCATCTTGATACCTCTGAAATTCCGGCGCGTCCCCTCACGCGAATTCAAGCAATTTTCGCCGCCGGCATTCGCCCGAAAGGGTTCGTACTGGTGCACGAATTGCCTGACCAGTTGCCCGCCGGTGCTGCGGACATCATCGACGGCGAATACACGGTTATCAAACCCTATGAAATCACGCTCGACGTCGGCAAGGTGATCGACCTCGGACTGAAAGCTGTCGGAGCGATGGCAATGGCTACCATCGCGGTTGCGGGTGTTGTTCTGCCAGCCATGTTTGCGATGGGCAGCGCGCTGCTATTAGACCCTATCCTGGTCGCGGTCACGGAAGATAACGTGTGGATTGAGATTGATCGTTGGTACGAGTAATCAGATGGGCGGCAATCTCTTGATGGTAGTCTGCTTCTCAGTTTGCGGGGCTCTAGCCATTGGCGCGATTGGCATCCTTTTGAACTTTCCGCGCCTTTTGCAAGGGTTGCTCTTAGCGGTGAGATTGCTTCTGCGCGGTTCGTTCCAACTCTATGCTTTTAGTCTCAGCAAGCTTCGCCCCTTGATTTATTCAACCACCGGCCTTGATGTGCTGTCCCCGCATGCGCGAGTCATCTCGTGCACAGTGCTTTCCCTTGCGATTGGCTGCGGGTTTTTGGTTTGGCTTGGCTGGCACATTGGCTTCTGGTGGCTTGCCATCTTCACGGCTCATGGCTTACTGATCGGTTCCGTGTGGGAGCACATTGAAAACCCAGGCGAGTTTCGCCTGGGGGAGAGGATGCCATGAGCAAGGCGGCCGAGTGGCTGATGGGTGAGAGAGAAACCGCCTTCGGCTTCACAGACCGTGCAACCCACACCTATGTGGTCGGGCAATCTGGCACCGGCAAATCGCGGGCGCTTGAGTCTTGGGTTATGCAAGACATCCTCAATGGAAGGGGAGTGGGTGTTATCGACCCGCATGGAGATCTCTTCAACAATCTACTGACTCGCATTGCCATAAGACACCAGCTTCATGATCGCGTGGTGATCTTCGATCCGCTTGACCCGGATTGGATCGTCGGTCTCAACCCGCTTGAACCAGTCCAGGGCTTCTCCCAAGAGCGGATTGCGTTGTATCTTACCGACGTTGTGATCAAGGTTTGGAAATTAAAGCCGGAGAACGCACCGCGCATGATTTGGCTTTTGACCAACAGCTTTCTGGCACTTGCCAACCTCGGGCTGACCTTACTGGATTTGCAGCGCTTCCTGGTCGATAGCGACTACCGTGAAGAACTCACTGCGAAGCTTACCAACCAAGCTGTGCGCCATTATTTTGAGCGTGAATACCCCACGACCACCAAGTCTTCCCAGCAGTGGGCGACACCGATCCTAAACAAGCTAGGGAACCTGCTATTCGATCCGGACGTGCGAAGGATTTTCCAAAAGAAAAGCACAGTCAATTTTCGCCAAGTGATTGACGAGCAAAAAATCCTGTTGGTCAATGTGCCAAAGGGCATCCTGGGTGAAAGCCTCAGTTCGCTTTTGGCGGCGTTCGTAGTTGCGCACTTGCAAAAAGCAGCGCTATCCCGCGCCAGTTCACCTACCCGTCCACCCTTCTATCTGTACTTAGATGAGTTTCAAAACTACACCACCGACAATATTGCTGACATCCTGTCTGAAAGCCGGAAATACGCGCTTTCATTGATCCTGGCGCACCAATATTTGCAGCAACTCCCCGATGAGCTTCGCAGTGCAGTCCTCAATACCGCTGGCACGATTGTCAGCTTCAGGGTGGGCTACAAAGACGCTATGGAGCTAGCCAAGGAAATTTTCCCCCGCCCAGATTTCTTTCAAGCCACAGGCTTTCGGCCAAACCTGCGCGCCCCGTGGTTTTTGCCGGTGAGCTTTCCTGGCGAAAACAAACCCAAGGGTTGGGAGAGACCGGCGCGGGAGCTAGCAAGCCTCGAAAACCGCCAATTCTGGTCTCGCAAAAGAGGCAATCACCAACCCGTGAAACAACAAAGCTACTTCATGCCGGATCCAAAGCTCACGCCCGAACTGCAAAACCAGATTCAAACTTTGCGCAACATTAGTGGTCAGCGTTACGCCATCCCCAAATCAAAGTTGCAATCACATGAGCAATCTCTTGAACCAGACCCTCCACTTTGGACGACCTGAATGCTAGAGTGAAACGATGCAAGTTGAACAGAAACGCTTCGAAAGAAAAGTAGCAACGCCACCTATGCGCTTCCAAGTGCGTGATGGCGAAATTCTCGCCGCCATTCACAAATACGATGGTGTTCTTGCCAAGCGTCAAATCAAGGCGCTTTTCTGGCCTCAGGCAAGCCTACAAGCCATGGAACGGCGTCTGTCCTTGCTCTATCACACGGGCTATCTCAACATGCCGGATTTTGAGCAAAGACGCATTCATCCCATCTCTGAACCTATCGTCTGGCTTGGCTGGCGCGGCATTCTGTTTGTGGCCAGCCAGTTAGGCATCGAAGTTGACCCGCCAAAGCCCGTCAACGAAAACCAGCTGCGCCGACTTGAAAAGCGTTTGCGTGAGGCTGGTATGCGCTGGCAGCGCGAACCGCGCTGGAGCCAGTTAGCCCACGATATTGCCGTCAACGATTTTCGCCGGGCCGTCGAACAGGCGGCTGATCACTGGCCATCGATTTCCCTTGAGGAATGGATCCCCGAAGGTGACTTCCTCACCAATATGGACACGATCACGATTTCTGAAAGTGACAAGCGGCGCAAAGGCGTGCGACCGGACGGCTTTTTTATTCTGGTTGATCACTTGCGTCAAATTGACAATTCACCGGCAAAGGCACGATTCTTACTGGAGCTTGATAACAGCACCCATCCGCTCAATCGCTTCGGTCGGGATAAGGCGTTGTCAGGCTTGGCTTACATCCGAAGCAGTGCGTACAAGAAACGCTTCGGTTTCAATTCCGGCCGCTGGCTGGTGGTTTGCAAGAGTGGCGTCCGCATGCGCAATCTCAAAGCGCAAACGGAAAAAGTCTTGGGCAGACAAGCCAGCAATTTCCTGTTTACGACTTTCAACAAGGTCACATCCGCGACTGTGCTCAACGCACCTATTTGGTGGCGGGGCGGATCGAGTGACCTGATCGCGCTAGTCGGCAACATTGGAGTCAACCGTTGATTTTTGAGATTATTTTTTGCATGATAGTGGCTCGTCCCGCACGATTGCTTCAAAAGCAAGGAAGCGGTCGTGCAGTTGCCGACCACTTGCCTGTTGGTGCCTGTGACGTTATTGGGGCGGCAAGAAACCTCAATAGCATTATCGGGGCGTGTGACTGCCCCTGCCCACTGCGAGCAGGGGCATTGCTTCATCGAGGTTGCCGTGGCTGAACGATTAGTTGAAGCTGAACAAACAACCCACTTGCTTCGCGCTCGTGAGGTTGCCAAAATCCTCAACGTCAGCCAAGCCCTTGCCTATCGGCTGATGCAAATGGGCGAAATTCCTTGTGTGCGCATTGGTACCGCGGTGCGCGTGCGTCCGGAAGACTTAGAAGCTTACATCCACGCAAACCTGAGCACGGGTATCTGATGAGAATTTTGCTTTCGCGATTCGAAGCTCGGTTAAAATCCTCGAAGCGATCCTGCACCTTACCAACCGCATATCGCCGAGGAACCGTCTTTCCTAGCTCTCTGTAGAAAGGAGACTAGGAAATGGCAAAACGACGTTACAAAGAGGGGACGATTTTTCAGAAACCAAACGGTAAGTGGCGCGCCCAAATCGTGCTCAACGGCGGCCGGCTTAGTAAAACTGCCAGCACCCGCACCGAAGCTCAGGAATGGCTAAGGGCAACCCGGAACCAAATCGATTCAGGTTTGACCCTGCGGGGAGCCAAAACCACCTACGGAGAGTTTCTGGCCGAGTGGTTGGTTACGGCCAAGCAACGCCTGACAGTTGGCACCCACTACAGCTACTCACAACTTGCCGCAAAGTACATTCTTCCGGCGTTGGGAAAAATCAAACTGCGTGATCTAAATCCAAGCTCCATTCAGCGCTTCTACAACCAAAAAGTAGCTGAAGGGGTTGGCTTGCGTACTGTGCAGAAAGCGCACACAGTCATCCACGCTTCGCTCAATGGCGCCCTCAAAATGGGACTGATTGGCCGCAATCCGGATGATGCCACCCAACCACCAAAGCCAGGTCACAAAGAGATGCGCTTTCTTAATCAAGGCGAGGTGAAAGTCTTGCTGGAAACAGCCAAACGAACGGGCGACCGCAACTATGCTCTGTACTTTACTGCCATCGTCACCGGCATGCGCCAGGGCGAACTGCTGGGCTTGAAGTGGGACAATGTTGACTTGGACAAGGGGTTACTCAATGTCAAATTCAGCCTCACCCGCCTGCCAGGTGGCAGCCTCACAATACAGAAACCCAAGACCAAGTCATCGGAGCGATCCGTAAAACTTGGCAAAGAATCGATCACCGTTTTGGAGGAACACAGAGCACAACAGCGACGAGAAAGGGAACAGTTGAATGGCTACTGGCAAGAAACTGGCCATGTGTTTGCTTCAACCGTTGGCACAGCCATCGACCCGACTAACCTTAATCGCCAGTTCTCTCACTTGCTCAAGGAAGCTGGTCTGGGCAAAGTCCGCTTCCATGATCTCAGACACACCGCCGCTTCGCTCATGCTCAACAATGGAGTGGATGTCTTAGTTGCTTCACGCCGACTTGGGCATGCCAAACCCAGCATCACTTTGGATGTGTATGGCCATCTCATCCCGTCCGTTCAAGCAGAAGCGGCAGACGTGATGGATCGCTTAGTAGTGAGCTAAAAAGATTGCACCAACATTGCACCCGAAATCCCCGAACCCGCCATAATCCAACAAAAATCCCCCGATTTACGGGGGAAAACGAGGTGGCGAGGGTGAGATTCGAACTCACGACCAAGGGCTTATGAGTCCCCTGCTCTACCACTGAGCTACCTCGCCAAGACAACGCGGGCGAGTTTACTATGCAGGCGGGGGATTTGTCAACAAGGCGGCCTGCCGCGCCACAGGCGGCCACCGCAGGCGCTGCGTTTAGGGAATATGTGGATACAGCGCCAGTGCCGCGTTGATCACCGCGGGGTCATCTGGCAGCAGCAGCCACACGACCTCGGCGGCGTTGGCCAGCAGGCAGGCGGCCTGGCCGCCAGCTTGCCAGCAGCGGCCGCGGCCCAGCTCGCCGGGCGCCCCGCCAAAACGCTGCGATAGGTATTGTTGCACGCCGGCATGTAACTCCTGGCCGTTGGCGGCATCATCCATCAGCCAGTGCTGCGCCAGCGCCAATTGGCCATCGCTACTGCGCCAGTAGACCTGCAGCTCATCGCCGCCCCAGCCCGCCGCAGCGGTCACGGCGCTCTCTTCCGGCAAACGCGTATCCGCATCGGCGCCGGCCGCCAGCAGTAGCCGCGTGAGCCATTCGCCCAATTGGCCACGACCTTGCAATTGCCAGCCTGCACCTAGCGCATCCGCCAGGTCAGCCGGCTGCAAGTTGAGCGCAGCCTCGTTGGCAACGTATTTTTCGGGGTGCAATATATGCTCCGTGGTGCTGGGCAGATTGCGATAGGCGCTATTGACCTGTTCCCAGCCGCCGGCTGCAAACAGGGTCTGCACAAAGCTCTGGCCCGTCTCGGCGGCAAAGCGCGTATCCAGCACGGCCACATCGGCCGAGGCCGGATCGGTGAAATAGGTGTAGTTGGGTTGCGGCAGGCTGCTGGCGTCAAAGGCCGCCGCGCCGGGGCCGCGCAGCCACTCCGCGGCGGCCCAGTTAGCATCGCCTTGCACCAGGGCCAGGCGGGCGCGGCAGCCATCATCGAATATCGCGCAGTTTTGCAGCGGCGCGTAGACCTCAGGGAACTGGTCCGCCAGGGCGGCGCGCCCCACCCCGCGCGCATAGGCATAACTGAGGCCATTGTTAAGCTGCTCACCCAGCAAAAGCACACGGTGGGCGCTGGCCTGGTAAGCGCCAGCATACGCATCCACCTGGCGATTGCGATAGTACGCCGCCAGGTTGCCATCGGCGGGCAGCAGGCCGAGGGCCTGCAGCATGCGTGCCTCAGCCGCCGGGCCGCCCGGCGCCAGGCTTGCGACCGCATCGGCCGCCGCGGCCGTGGGCACCAGCAGCGCAGGCACAGCCCGGCTGGGGGCAAGGCCCCGCACGCTGGCCACCTGGTCAGCAATAGTTTGCAACAGCGCTTGGCCATCGGCGGGCAAAGTGAGCTGGCTGGCCGGCGTAGTGGTGGCAGTGCCCGCGGGCTGCGGTGTTGCGGTCCACACCGCTGGCAGCGTGCGGAAGGGCGCATTGGTGAGCGTGGGCGGCAGTGCGCCGCCGCTACCAAGCCCGGAAAGCCAGCCCTGCCCCAGCAGCCACAAGGCAGCGACTACGACAACTGCCAGCAGGGCGAGCAAAATCGTGCGCAGCGGCGAGCGGCGCGCAGGCAGCGGCGGCTCCTCCACGCGCAGGGCTTGCTCTGCCTCCCAGGGCGGCGCCGCGGGCATATCACTGAAGGCGGGAGTTATCGGCTGGCTGGGCGGCGCGGCGGGCAGCTCGCCACGCAGTTGTTGCAAGCGCTCCTGCGCGCGCTCGAAATCCGGCTGGGCCTTGAGAGCTTGCTGCAGCGCGTACTGCTTACGCTGGGGATCATCGAGCACAAAACTGAGCAGGTACCAGGCCTGGGCATTGTTGGGTTCGAGGCGCAGCAGCCCCACCAATTGGTTGCGGGCATCGTCAAGACGCCCGGCACGAATGAGCTCGGCGCTCTTCTTCAGGGGCGAGTGTTGCGCACTCATGCAGGAAATTATATACGCAGCGTAGCTTAAAAAGAAAATAGCCAGTGGTTCACTGGCTATTCGTCTTCAAAATCGTCGTCTTCCTCTTCTTCTTCCAGCTCGTCGTCCTCGTCCTCTTCTTCATCCGGGGCGAAGCCGGCTTCTTCCCATTCTTCTTCGAGGGCCTCGTTATCGTCCCAGGCGTCCTCGGCGGATACTTCGCCAGCAGCGGCGTAGGTAAGGCAGCCCTCTTCGGAGTCGAGCTCTACCGCTGCGGCGGCGCAATAGCCTTCATCAAGAAAAACGCAATCAACGTAATGGCAACGAATGCGTGGCATCGGGCACCTAGGCAGTGTGTAGATCGTTGCGCAAGCGCAGGATCGAGACAACCAGCATGGCCACCAGGATCACCGCGGAGACCACACAGAAGGGGCAGATGGCATGGATCACGTAGAGCTCCAGGTAGGTGAGATAGGCTGAGTACAGCACACCGATCAGCGCCATGCCGAAGACAATCATGCTGCCGTTGACGGCGAAGAAATCATTGCGCTCTTCGAGCCACAAGACGGCCAGCATGGCCAGGTACGCCACCGCGCCGATGGCGGCGATGGGGATACCGGCCAGCGAGGCATACGGGCTGGTGTTGACGATGGCACAGCCCCCGCTAATGGCGCATACACCATCCTCCAGCACTTTGATATAGGTGAGATAGGCTGCATCCAGCAAGCCCAAGATCGCCAAACCGATCAAAACTGTTCTAAGCAAGCAATGCCTCCGCTACAGTGGCCAAACATCTACCCAAGATTTTGCACGAATCTTCTTAACACCCGCCGGCACCAGCATCAAGGCTTCTGCCTGAACGAGCGAGTAAAGATTACCTGAACCCTGATGGCCTGTCAAATAAACCTGCCATTCGCGCGCCTGGGGCTGGATGCGCACGCGCAGGTAGCTCTGGCGGCCATCCGATTCGACCGCGTCCATCAGCCGGGCGCGCACCACACGGCGCTGCCAGCCGATGACGCCGCCCAACTTGTGCAACGCCGGGCGCAAAAAGACTTCGAAGCCCACGAAGCTTGAGGCGGGGTTACCGGCCAAGCCCACGAAGGGCAACTGGCGGTAGCGGCCAAAGGTGAAGGGCTTGCCAGGGCGCATGTTGACCTGCCAGGCATCGATCTGCCCTTCGCTTTCCACTGCGGCGCGCACGAAATCATAGCTGCCCACGCTGACGCCGGCGCTGGTGAGGATCAGGTCCACCCCGGCTTGGTAAGCACCTTCCAAATGGGCCTTCACATCCGCCAGGCTGTCTTTGGCGGTGCCCAGCAGCAACGCCTCGCCGCCGGCGCTCTCCACCAGGCCGCGCAGCGTGTAGGAATTGGTTTCGTAGATCTTGCCGGGCTGCAGCTTCTCACCGGGCGGCAACAACTCATCGCCTGAAGAGAAGATGGCGACGCGCGGTTTGCGGTGCACGGCCAGCTCGGCCTGGCCCAGCATGGCGCACAGCGCCAACTCCTGCGGGCGTAGGCGCGTGCCCGCCGCCAACAGCGCATCGCCACTGGCGAAGTCTTGCGCCGCCGGGCGCACATACGCCCCGGGCCCGCCCGAGGCAAAGATCTGCACCACCGCGGGCAGGGCCGCGCCGGCCTGGGCGGCGGCATCGCTATCCTCTACCGGCACGACCGCATCGGCGCCGGCCGGCAAGGCTGCCCCGGTCATGATGCGCATGGTGTGGCCAGGCTGCAAAGTGGTGCTGGAGGATTTGCCCGCCGGAATATCCCCGGCCACTAGCAGGCTCTTGGGCTTCTGGCGGCTGGCGCCGTGCACATCGGCCGAGCGCACGGCGAAGCCATCCATGCTGGAGTTATCAAAGCGCGGTGAATCAAACGGCGCCGCCAACGGCTCGGCCAGCACGCGGCCGTTGGCCTCGGCCAGCGGCACGCGCTCGGCATCGGTGACCGGCAAACTGGCCAGTAACCGTTCTAAGGCTTCCTCAACGGAGATCAATGCACCCATCCTGTTTTAGCCTGGGCGCACACGCCGCGCCTCAAGCACATTAGGTAACGTTTCAATGCGGGTAAGCACACGGCTCAATTGGGCAATGTTATCGACGTTCAGCACCAGGTCAAAAGTGGCTTCGTTACGATCGACATCCACTTTCACCTGGCTCATGCTCACCCCTTCATCGGCGATCAGGGTCGAGACATCGCGCATCAACCCATCACGGTCGTACGCCTGAATGCGTACCGCCACCGGGTAGGTGGACTTCGGCGCGCCCCACGAGACCTGTACCAGGCGCTCGCGGTCACGCGCCCGCAAAATGTTGGGGCAATCGCGGCGGTGGATCGTGGCGCCGCGGCCACGGGTGATGTACCCGACGATCGGATCACCCGGCACCGGCTTGCAACACTTGGCCATGGTGGTTAGCAGCCCGCGCAGGCCCAATACACTGACGCTATCGCCGCTGGAGAACGGCGTCTGCTGGCCCGGCGGCAAGGGCTCGAGCTTCTGCTCGCGTTCGCCGCCCAAGTTCAACTTGCTGATCACGCGCCCTACCGACATATCGCCGGTACCGATCGCCTCGTAGAGGTCATCACTTTCTTTGAAGCCCGCATCCTGCACCAAGCGCTCGAGGCTGAACTCAGGCAGGCTCAGGCGGCGCAGCTCGCGCTCCAGTTGGCCACGCCCCATGCTGATGTTGAGCTCACGGTCCTGGCGCTTGAACCAGTGGCGCACTTTGGCACGCGCCCGCTCGGTATTGAGCAGGCGTAGGTTGGGGTTGAGCCAATCCCGGCTGGGCCCGCCGCGCTTGGTGGTGAGGATCTCAACCTGGTCCCCGGTGCGCAGGCGTGTATCCAGCGCCACCAGCTTGCCGTTCACCTTGGCGCCGCGGCAGCGGTGGCCAACATCGGTGTGCACATGGTAGGCAAAATCAAGCGGCGTAGCGCCGCTGGGCATATCAATGATGTCTCCGCGCGGCGTGAAGGCATACACGCGGTCACTGAAGACATCTGTCTTCATCGTATCCACGAACTGGCCGGCGTCATCCACCTCGTGCATCCAATCCATCAGCGAGCGCAGCCAGATCACGCGGCGTTCGTAATCCTTATCCTGCGGCGTGCCCTCTTTGTAGCGCCAGTGGGCAGCGATACCCAGCTCGGCGCTTTCGTGCATTTCATTAGTACGGATCTGGACTTCCAGAGGGCGGCCATCTTCGTAAAT
The DNA window shown above is from Anaerolineales bacterium and carries:
- a CDS encoding DUF87 domain-containing protein — translated: MSKAAEWLMGERETAFGFTDRATHTYVVGQSGTGKSRALESWVMQDILNGRGVGVIDPHGDLFNNLLTRIAIRHQLHDRVVIFDPLDPDWIVGLNPLEPVQGFSQERIALYLTDVVIKVWKLKPENAPRMIWLLTNSFLALANLGLTLLDLQRFLVDSDYREELTAKLTNQAVRHYFEREYPTTTKSSQQWATPILNKLGNLLFDPDVRRIFQKKSTVNFRQVIDEQKILLVNVPKGILGESLSSLLAAFVVAHLQKAALSRASSPTRPPFYLYLDEFQNYTTDNIADILSESRKYALSLILAHQYLQQLPDELRSAVLNTAGTIVSFRVGYKDAMELAKEIFPRPDFFQATGFRPNLRAPWFLPVSFPGENKPKGWERPARELASLENRQFWSRKRGNHQPVKQQSYFMPDPKLTPELQNQIQTLRNISGQRYAIPKSKLQSHEQSLEPDPPLWTT
- a CDS encoding replication-relaxation family protein — encoded protein: MQVEQKRFERKVATPPMRFQVRDGEILAAIHKYDGVLAKRQIKALFWPQASLQAMERRLSLLYHTGYLNMPDFEQRRIHPISEPIVWLGWRGILFVASQLGIEVDPPKPVNENQLRRLEKRLREAGMRWQREPRWSQLAHDIAVNDFRRAVEQAADHWPSISLEEWIPEGDFLTNMDTITISESDKRRKGVRPDGFFILVDHLRQIDNSPAKARFLLELDNSTHPLNRFGRDKALSGLAYIRSSAYKKRFGFNSGRWLVVCKSGVRMRNLKAQTEKVLGRQASNFLFTTFNKVTSATVLNAPIWWRGGSSDLIALVGNIGVNR
- a CDS encoding helix-turn-helix domain-containing protein; translated protein: MQLPTTCLLVPVTLLGRQETSIALSGRVTAPAHCEQGHCFIEVAVAERLVEAEQTTHLLRAREVAKILNVSQALAYRLMQMGEIPCVRIGTAVRVRPEDLEAYIHANLSTGI
- a CDS encoding site-specific integrase gives rise to the protein MAKRRYKEGTIFQKPNGKWRAQIVLNGGRLSKTASTRTEAQEWLRATRNQIDSGLTLRGAKTTYGEFLAEWLVTAKQRLTVGTHYSYSQLAAKYILPALGKIKLRDLNPSSIQRFYNQKVAEGVGLRTVQKAHTVIHASLNGALKMGLIGRNPDDATQPPKPGHKEMRFLNQGEVKVLLETAKRTGDRNYALYFTAIVTGMRQGELLGLKWDNVDLDKGLLNVKFSLTRLPGGSLTIQKPKTKSSERSVKLGKESITVLEEHRAQQRREREQLNGYWQETGHVFASTVGTAIDPTNLNRQFSHLLKEAGLGKVRFHDLRHTAASLMLNNGVDVLVASRRLGHAKPSITLDVYGHLIPSVQAEAADVMDRLVVS
- a CDS encoding vitamin K epoxide reductase family protein: MLRTVLIGLAILGLLDAAYLTYIKVLEDGVCAISGGCAIVNTSPYASLAGIPIAAIGAVAYLAMLAVLWLEERNDFFAVNGSMIVFGMALIGVLYSAYLTYLELYVIHAICPFCVVSAVILVAMLVVSILRLRNDLHTA
- a CDS encoding molybdopterin molybdotransferase MoeA codes for the protein MISVEEALERLLASLPVTDAERVPLAEANGRVLAEPLAAPFDSPRFDNSSMDGFAVRSADVHGASRQKPKSLLVAGDIPAGKSSSTTLQPGHTMRIMTGAALPAGADAVVPVEDSDAAAQAGAALPAVVQIFASGGPGAYVRPAAQDFASGDALLAAGTRLRPQELALCAMLGQAELAVHRKPRVAIFSSGDELLPPGEKLQPGKIYETNSYTLRGLVESAGGEALLLGTAKDSLADVKAHLEGAYQAGVDLILTSAGVSVGSYDFVRAAVESEGQIDAWQVNMRPGKPFTFGRYRQLPFVGLAGNPASSFVGFEVFLRPALHKLGGVIGWQRRVVRARLMDAVESDGRQSYLRVRIQPQAREWQVYLTGHQGSGNLYSLVQAEALMLVPAGVKKIRAKSWVDVWPL
- a CDS encoding bifunctional (p)ppGpp synthetase/guanosine-3',5'-bis(diphosphate) 3'-pyrophosphohydrolase, encoding MEFDALVEVLPSRYTPADLELIQRAYKYAAKAHEGQQRASGEPYINHCLAVAIILAELEVPAALVAAGLLHDTVEDTSVTLKDLQSEFGEEVAKLVSGVTKLSQLPRVSRIAGGGKLRRNGEGEDDEAIEEDRSRGADLASETLRKTFLAMGEDVRVVMIKLADRLHNMRTLGYLPDEKRQRIAKQTLDIFAPLANRLGIWQLKWELEDLAFRHSEPNTYKQIAANLAERRSEREKSLQSIEKTLRGMLAQEGIEAEVSGRPKHIYSIYNKMRRKGVPFEALMDVRAARIIVKDIATCYQVLGIIHSRFRPVPGEFDDYIAAPKDNFYRSLHTAVIYEDGRPLEVQIRTNEMHESAELGIAAHWRYKEGTPQDKDYERRVIWLRSLMDWMHEVDDAGQFVDTMKTDVFSDRVYAFTPRGDIIDMPSGATPLDFAYHVHTDVGHRCRGAKVNGKLVALDTRLRTGDQVEILTTKRGGPSRDWLNPNLRLLNTERARAKVRHWFKRQDRELNISMGRGQLERELRRLSLPEFSLERLVQDAGFKESDDLYEAIGTGDMSVGRVISKLNLGGEREQKLEPLPPGQQTPFSSGDSVSVLGLRGLLTTMAKCCKPVPGDPIVGYITRGRGATIHRRDCPNILRARDRERLVQVSWGAPKSTYPVAVRIQAYDRDGLMRDVSTLIADEGVSMSQVKVDVDRNEATFDLVLNVDNIAQLSRVLTRIETLPNVLEARRVRPG